Sequence from the Phragmites australis chromosome 6, lpPhrAust1.1, whole genome shotgun sequence genome:
CCAAacgtaaaaagaaaaaagaaaaaaagaaacagagaTCTGAAAACATAACATATAGGTGATTGCACACAACATAATATAGATAATACCTAGCAATTCCTTTCAAAGTTCTTGGAAATAACATCATACTATTTGCGCAAAAACAATTTCATTTTGgtaaaatatcataaaaagTGAAAAGACAAAACTCTACTAAAAggaaatagtgagatacaaaatAAACGTGCAAACAATAACATACAAATGCCTTACATTTATTCACTAAGCAATCAATACAGTTAAATAGGCACAAATGAAAAAACACACTTTTCTCATTGGAACTTACCTATATTTCAAGATGACTTGGCAGCACCCAGTCCATCTGTCGAGGAGCTACCACTGTCTGAGTCtgccaaaaaaaagaatgtTAAGTGATTTGGCTATAATGCAATACATATATCTTATAAATAGTCAATAATAATATAAGCGGCAAAGCAGGTATGAATGAAAAGCCAACAACAAAAGCAAATGGACAAGAAATATACCACTAGAAGACGACCCTGAATCACTGCTGGAGCTACTAGAACTACTTGCATTCTGTCCATTAGGGTTCGGCACCGAAGATACCAATTGCTCGCCCACCATCAAATCTTAGGTAAGAAAAATTATAAATGTGTTAATTTCCTTGCAATGCTCTTCTAAGACAATTGTAAAAAACACAGCAAAACTATCTTACTTTGCTTTGGAGACTTTTCACCAATACTAGGTTCTTGAGTCTGTAATAAAacaaaattgtaattttcagCACCTACGACAATTTTGCTTACAATAGTACTACTGCAAACTAGTAATGATTGAATTCTCATACTGTTTGTGGTTGTTGTGCAGAATGTTGTGCACACAATTCTGCCTCTTGTCTTGCAAGCATTTCACGCTCAGCCTTTCTCTTTTGCTTGCTCAGGTTCTTCTTGTAGTTAGCTACAAACCTATCAAGGTCCCAAAGTGTCTCAGCATCCATGCTATCAATTTCAACCTCAATCTCATCATCATGCTGCCTAACTGATAAATTCTTGTTCTTAATGATTTGCACAACAGCATCAAGCCTCTCTTGGGGCAAGTTCTGGAGATTATCGCTAAGTTTACGCTTCTCTTCTATTGTCATGTCTCTCTTATTTGGATCCTTTGCTCTGGGCTTCTTCATTGATGGAGTCCGGGCATAGGTGGGAGTATGACTTATCGGCCTTGAATTGGAGTCTAACGCAATATGGTGTCTCACGGAATCTGACCTCTCTAGGAAGCGCAAGTCAATCGGGGGAGGTGGAAACTTCTTTGGCAATGGAGGACACGATGCAAGATAATCAACCTCAGCTTCAATCTCTGGCCACTGGGACTCAAAGATTCCTAACAACTGCTCGGCCATGAAATGCACATCCTGCCCCTTGGGGTTATATGTCATGGCATTCTGGAAAGTGAGCCGCACATCCTCAGCAAACTCCTTCGGGTTCGTGTAATGCCCATGGCTGAGCCATCCCCTTATCGTTCCAAGATCCATCGGATGCTTGATAATTGCAAAATAGTCATGCAAGCCAAGTGCAACTGGATCGACAGGCTTGTTGAACACCCACGCAAATTTGTGCTTCAATAGTCGGCTCAGCAATGACGAAGACTTTTTGAACGCATGAGAGTATAACCTCCGCTCAGCATCGTAGCCTGTGCCATGACCTTCTACGGACCTGTACTTCTTGTGGTGCTTGGGTTTCTTGCGTCCATGTGAGTCTACGGGTGGGAACTTATCTTTGGCAAGCAAGAACTCCGAGTTTTGGTATAACTGATTCGCCTTTGGTGTCCGTTTCTCCTTGTCGAAGGGTTCTATATGAACCACCGACACAGTTAGTGGCCCACGCTGCTGCAGCGAGCGGACAGGAGCAACCGTGGTGGTTTGGACAGGTACGGGCCTTACTGGACCAATAGGTGAGAACTGTGAGCGCATGTACCCAGCGTCCACCACCTGCGACGGTGGCACCACCATGGCCAAAGGCATGGTCACTGAACCCTCCTGCGCCAAGGCCTCAGCAGCCACCTTCAGCCGCTTGGAGAGCACACGCACCTGGTCAAGCTCCGACGCAAGCTGCCGTCGCAGCTCACTCCTCGCCCTGCGCTTCCGCGCCTTCTCAGCCTTCTCAGGTGCGACCACCGCCCGGTCATTGCCATGGCCGTTGGGTACAGCACCCCCGTCCCGGTTAAACCCCGAGGAGATGTCGTCGGAGGCGGGAGTGGGTTCCCCAGGTGGCGCCGGGGCGGGAGGCGGAAGGGCAGGGGCAGGGAAAGCACGCGCCGGCAGGACGAGAAGTGGAAGCAGAGTGGAACTCGGCGCCGCCGAATCGGGCCGCACCGCCGCAGCAACCTCAGCCTCCGGGCGGCGAACGGAGCGGTGAATCGAGGATAGGGTTTCCGAGAGGGGATTCGGGTTGGGGCTAGGTTCCGGAGGAGGTTTAGGGTTTTTGCGCGGGTATTTGCGGGAGTAGACCTTGATCTCCGACGCCCACCTCGACCTGGCTGGACCGGAGGGGGTGGGAGCGCGGGAGGGGGCCGGCACGGGGCCCGCCGCCGGCTCCTCCCCGCCAGCGCCGTCGTCGCCGGGAGGGGCCGAATCCATGCATAAACCCCAAATCCGGGACCCCGGCGGGGCCGGATTGAGGGGTGATTCGGGAGCCGGGCGGTGGGGTTTGAACCCTAGAAAATTTTTACGTTTATGCGGCGGTGGTGCGGGTGGGCTGGTGGCGGCGCCGTTCGTTTTGTGGGCGACGGCTCGGAGAGAAACGGGGGAGTGGGCGAAGGCACACGTGTAATCTTGGCCGTTGAATCTAATGGGTATCGGGGTAGAGCCTAAAAGCTCCGGATGAGATTTGATTTTAAGGACTTTCGGATGAGATTCAAGTAATTTGAGATATTTGAGCCTTAGAAATGACAAGAGGATGAGAGCGTCAGATCGACAACAAGGCATATATGGTAGAGTGTAATAAGGATGGTGGGAGGTGTGACAGAGGGGTGTATCGATACAGAGGGTTGTCAGACGAATGCTACAAAGAGTCGGGACACGGGACATATGACCCTCAGAGGTATCAACCCTCTCTGATGTAGGGCATCACTACAGGAAACAAACTTTGCCGTGCGTAAGGAAGGAACGTGAGGGACAAGGTACATTGGTCGGGAGAGTAAGAAAGATTTGAGATAGGGCCAATGTTGTCGTGCGAACGTGGGAAAACCCTATAGAAGATCTACGGCATGGTGATTTGTGAATTAGCGtttttgaagaaaataataCTCGCATGCCACCGTGATAATCTGTGTATGATGTTTTGCTCCAACTATGCGCAATGCTttgagatacgtgccacctaTTGTATTTAGTGTTccctccaattttttttatatggcgtattaggatttgagaaagtcttTCAAATTATACTTTAActattaatttctcttacaatatattatcaattactACGAAATAAATAGTTTATTAAAAGATATACAAAATACGAATCTTTTCGTACATCTTTTATACATGAAACCTACACATAACTTGACTAATTATTGGTCAAAAattataaagtttgacttttttaaTCCTAATACGTTTTATATTTGAAACAAGGGAGTAATATTTAGCAGAATATCCATTAAAAATGTATTTAGTAGAATTATATCTttacttgcaacttgttttcttTGTTTTATATGGATACGGGATCTGGTATTTTGGCAGAGTTCATCAGCGAGATGATGGATAGTCTACTCTTGACGCGGACACTCAAAGCAAGCAGCCGACCGATCAGTGATGCTGAGGGTTGGGTCCCCCAGGGCTGAGCAGCTTCGAGCTCTCGTACACCGTCTCGAAAACCTCTTGCCACTGCCCAGCGATGATCGTGCTCGTGCTCGCCGCGGCGACCGGCTGGACGGGGCAGCGATCGCAGAGGGGGacggggaggaggaaggagaggcagAGACACATGATTAGCTTCATGTCGCTTGACATGTCTACACCTTAGATGGATGGATCGATGGAGACGTCTATTTATAGGTAACatttctgttttcttttctttcttttgagagGGTAAGAAAGTGTCACGATCTACATTTTGGACCGATAACCAAACACTAGCTACGGAAATTTGAACATGAATGTGACAAAAAGATTGTTAGCGCCCCCTGAAATGACCCTGTCAGAAATCTTACGATCATATTCATTCGTTAAGGGCTATATACGCAATATTAATTCTTAATAGGTTGAATTCATTTACAAATCGTACAGTCCAAACAATAAAGGCCTTAACGTTCAAAGCTCAAGCAAACAGTGATGTCTTCTGACGACAAGCTCCACTAAGTGCTCCTTTTGACGTTGTGTTTGACAGTTATAGGTCAAAGCAAAAGCGTGCAATTTTTCATCCCTTTCAAGCTAGTACAATACACCTTATCTGCGATCCATGCTCAAATTAGGTTGTTAACGTTCATAAGAACACTAGTTCTTGTCGGTTGGCCCGTTCTGGGACAGCATTGAATCAAATTGATAGGGAATTAATTTGATATCTATTTCTAGATTTCTCTTTAGAAAATCAATTCGCCTTTCAGGCTAGTACAATACACCTTATCTGTGATCCATGCTCAAATTAGGTTGTTAACGTTCACAAGAACACCCATCAATTAGGACCCATTCGGAATACAAGATTTCCGAAAGAAACCTATGAAGTTCTGTTGCTTCGTGTGAAATCTCCGTGAAATTCCTAATTTACGGAGTAGTGGAAGGGAGGAGGGTGGCCATGAACTACCCTCCAGTGCATGCAAGTGACCGTGAAGATCTGCAGGAGGAGCACTTGATGCCTGTTCCTGGCCCTTCAATATGCCAGAGGCCGGAGTGAATTTGTGAAAGCACATAGCTAGCATATCATACAATTGAGTGCTATAAAGATTCAATACGAACCGAGCTGTAACCAAGGTTccatttaccgaccggagctcggttaccgagctccggcggtaaccgaaaatgcgcaataaccgcggttaccggtcaaaaattcaaaaaaaatcggagaaaattcattcggcaaattttaaatttttgcgaaaaaatcatgtttttgtcctctcggtaaccgagcagtttgggtcggttaccgagcggtttgggtcggttaccgagcggtttgggtcggttaccgagcggtttgggtcggttaccgagcgattttctcgcatttttgattcggtcggttaccgagcggtttgggtcggtaaccgctcggttttctcgatttatcgagcggttttatcgaatttcagcgcagttcaacaaaaaacctaaaaaagggttcaatcttgtaaaatcaataactaattcatccgagcttcaaatcaagtgaaacaaattttgttggcttccttgtaacatgatctacatgataaaagtatttatactcataaaaaagttcaaaattttctgtgagaaattttatttgttaaaccaaggtaaatgcatagtttactctttgctaatccaaaaatcatgaaactaatttttttagtcttcttacatgatcctatatcttttaaaaatatatgaactcatgaattagttattgtaacatgcatgattgtgtaaatgtgttgcgactagattaattcataactgacccatcacaccttaaaaattagtgaaaccactttaattagcttatttatattatgatttacgtagaaaaaataatagtagacatgaaaaaattaattacagtgatgtttcttaacatattcactttatgcttgtgaactttgtaaaaatcatagagaatttaataaaactctaaataaagtgaaatcaattttaaagattctcttaaaatacgttttatacaagaaaaatatgtgtttgcatgttacacttttccttaacgtgagttcataattgagccgcgcgcttcaattttttcatttttttcaaactttctccttatagaatatgatgcaaacgacattatttttgaaaaaaaaattcacataagttcttagaattatgtctagtttttttaagatttgttttgaatttttttattttttcgaattttttgaattcaaatttcggttaccgagcggtttttgaaaccggaccggaccgggaaggtcggtaaccgcgatttttgagcggttaccaacggttttttgaaccctggctGTAACTCAGTGGTTGGAGTGCCCACTGTGGCCTCACCCGCTTGGGCTCAAATCCGGATGTCGTACATTCTTGTTATAAAAAATGTGGTGGGGTGTCTCCCCCTTCATCGAAAAAAGCATATCATACAATTGAGTGCTATCAAGATTCAAGACTAATGGATCTCAAGTGTACATTCCCAATACTAGTGCAGTTCCAGCTAGCTCTGCATTTGTGAGAAAATAAGACCCTATAAAAGCATGTACACACTTGTCTaaggaaaggaaaaaagcaTTGGGAAATTCATGCTTGGGACAAAGGTGTTATGCCTTCCCAACAAGGGCAAATTAAATGTCATGTGAAATTTTGTGGAAACACACAAAAGTTTACCATACGTAACAGAA
This genomic interval carries:
- the LOC133922341 gene encoding transcription factor GTE4-like yields the protein MDSAPPGDDGAGGEEPAAGPVPAPSRAPTPSGPARSRWASEIKVYSRKYPRKNPKPPPEPSPNPNPLSETLSSIHRSVRRPEAEVAAAVRPDSAAPSSTLLPLLVLPARAFPAPALPPPAPAPPGEPTPASDDISSGFNRDGGAVPNGHGNDRAVVAPEKAEKARKRRARSELRRQLASELDQVRVLSKRLKVAAEALAQEGSVTMPLAMVVPPSQVVDAGYMRSQFSPIGPVRPVPVQTTTVAPVRSLQQRGPLTVSVVHIEPFDKEKRTPKANQLYQNSEFLLAKDKFPPVDSHGRKKPKHHKKYRSVEGHGTGYDAERRLYSHAFKKSSSLLSRLLKHKFAWVFNKPVDPVALGLHDYFAIIKHPMDLGTIRGWLSHGHYTNPKEFAEDVRLTFQNAMTYNPKGQDVHFMAEQLLGIFESQWPEIEAEVDYLASCPPLPKKFPPPPIDLRFLERSDSVRHHIALDSNSRPISHTPTYARTPSMKKPRAKDPNKRDMTIEEKRKLSDNLQNLPQERLDAVVQIIKNKNLSVRQHDDEIEVEIDSMDAETLWDLDRFVANYKKNLSKQKRKAEREMLARQEAELCAQHSAQQPQTTQEPSIGEKSPKQNLMVGEQLVSSVPNPNGQNASSSSSSSSDSGSSSSDSDSGSSSTDGLGAAKSS